A stretch of the Aspergillus puulaauensis MK2 DNA, chromosome 6, nearly complete sequence genome encodes the following:
- a CDS encoding FAD-binding oxidoreductase (CAZy:AA7;~COG:C;~EggNog:ENOG410PMJF;~InterPro:IPR006094,IPR036318,IPR016166,IPR016167, IPR016169;~PFAM:PF01565;~SECRETED:SignalP(1-24);~go_function: GO:0016491 - oxidoreductase activity [Evidence IEA];~go_function: GO:0050660 - flavin adenine dinucleotide binding [Evidence IEA];~go_function: GO:0071949 - FAD binding [Evidence IEA];~go_process: GO:0055114 - oxidation-reduction process [Evidence IEA]) — protein MAGRMLYLLAGVSLGACSTLNASAAFNPGDIYVSPGVSSACEQLYHSYPAEVLSPSSSNYTAETKLFWDVRSDLSPACIFQPRNADEVADGVRVISDNDAPFAIRGGGHMNFPGSNNIDGGVLITLNKLREYKVHNNTIEVGPGLKWIDVIRALDPHGRVAIGGRLKNIGVPGLTLIGGVHYFINKYGFAMDNVERYDVVLGNGTQVIADADTNRDLFWALKGGANNFGLVTKFTLKTYPIPKISTTIQAFEEDSIYDFIKAAMDMSRLDETESIAAGSVLTVQYNATTKAVSASLLGVQEGASNPPSQFANFTAIDGPTKVHNVTTLRWWTEDKITPNQMFRVAFTMHSIVPDADRVYEMYQAWKDGVDTLADVQGLYPTFVINLCPAGAVRAGKATAVGNTWYLPIEPTIWWQFSTGWDHAQDDLRVTTWSRNLGESLHEENRRLSLAREHIYMGDAGEFQDAFATFPPENIARMKEIRSAVDPNGVFSRLNWGGFKLGQ, from the exons ATGGCAGGACGGATGCTTTATTTACTGGCCGGCGTGAGTCTGGGTGCCTGCAGCACCCTCAACGCATCCGCTGCGTTCAATCCAGGAGATATCTATGTGAGCCCCGGGGTATCGTCTGCCTGCGAGCAGCTCTATCACTCCTATCCTGCCGAAGTTCTTTCGCCTTCGTCCTCCAATTATACGGCGGAAACGAAGCTGTTCTGGGACGTTCGATCTGATCTGTCTCCTGCCTGTATCTTCCAACCGCGCAACGCCGACGAGGTGGCCGATGGAGTCAGAGTAATTTCTGACAACGATGCGCCGTTTGCTATTCGGGGAGGGGGGCATATGAAT TTCCCCGGATCCAACAATATCGATGGCGGGGTTTTGATCACACTCAACAAATTACGTGAATACAAAGTCCACAATAATACAATTGAAGTCGGCCCAGGACTGAAGTGGATTGATGTGATTAGGGCTCTGGATCCGCATGGCCGTGTTGCCATCGGGGGGCGACTGAAGAATATTGGCGTGCCAGGTCTGACTTTGATCGGCGGCGTGCATTATTTCATCAACAAATATGGATTTGCCATGGACAATGTCGAGCGCTATGATGTTGTACTCGGAAATGGCACTCAAGTCATTGCTGATGCCGACACCAACCGCGATCTGTTCTGGGCCTTGAAGGGAGGTGCGAATAACTTCGGCCTGGTGACCAAGTTTACCCTGAAGACGTACCCTATTCCTAAGATCAGTACTACTATTCAAGCGTTTGAGGAGGACAGTATATATGACTTTATCAAGGCAGCGATGGACATGAGCCGTCTCGACGAGACTGAATCTATTGCTGCCGGAAGCGTGCTTACAGTCCAATATAACGCTACCACGAAGGCAGTTTCAGCCTCACTGTTGGGAGTACAAGAAGGGGCCAGTAACCCTCCATCGCAGTTTGCTAATTTTACAGCCATTGATGGACCTACAAAAGTGCATAATGTCACCACGTTGCGCTGGTGGACCGAGGACAAGATCACTCCCAACCAGATGTTCCG AGTTGCTTTTACGATGCATTCTATAGTCCCTGATGCAGATCGGGTCTATGAGATGTACCAAGCATGGAAAGACGGCGTTGATACCCTCGCCGATGTCCAAGGGCTGTACCCAACATTCGTAATCAATCTGTGtcctgctggtgctgtccGCGCAGGAAAAGCCACCGCGGTAGGTAATACATGGTATCTACCCATTGAGCCTACAATAT GGTGGCAATTCAGCACCGGCTGGGACCATGCCCAAGACGACCTTCGCGTGACGACTTGGTCCCGGAACTTGGGCGAGAGTCTTCACGAGGAGAACCGCCGACTGTCGCTGGCTAGAGAACACATCTACATGGGCGACGCTGGGGAGTTCCAGGATGCGTTTGCTACTTTTCCGCCGGAGAACATCGCGCGAATGAAGGAGATAAGGAGCGCGGTTGATCCGAACGGCGTCTTTAGCCGGCTGAACTGGGGTGGATTTAAGCTAGGTCAATAA
- a CDS encoding Zn(II)2Cys6 transcription factor (COG:S;~EggNog:ENOG410PPE5;~InterPro:IPR036864,IPR021858,IPR001138;~PFAM:PF00172;~TransMembrane:1 (i127-147o);~go_function: GO:0000981 - DNA-binding transcription factor activity, RNA polymerase II-specific [Evidence IEA];~go_function: GO:0008270 - zinc ion binding [Evidence IEA];~go_process: GO:0006355 - regulation of transcription, DNA-templated [Evidence IEA]): MLGASSMQGRRYHRKSRNGCMQCKKRKVKCDERKPKCQKCEVYGVPCTYATGDSTKTTSSPEPSSEGWAQKAPEGVSEIESDCRSTIPGSLPLFTLELLHHWTTETSQTLSAEPEVQLMWREQAPKVGFTTPFVMHSILAVAALHLYRLCPVHRKQECLDQAHAHHMAAMQAVAPNISNLMEEQGAAVILFSWLTCVYSCGRPHTQNDTLILGESGTPEWLTFLRGNKVVLESSRDMFRRGVLAPVFNNGARHSYVRRNTPAIGGEQYVWRVRDFIMEHVSDSADREMYIEAVDSLSQSYAFLMTDVSRAADTTVVMPWLFEAPDQFMDCLQRRSPPALIIFAYFCVLVKKLDWMWWLEGLSDKFMAEIFNALHPEYQEWLRWPSEAIGWTCFDVLV; the protein is encoded by the exons ATGTTGGGTGCCTCTTCGATGCAAGGCCGGAGATACCATCGAAAGTCCCGAAATGGCTGTATGCAGTGTAAGAAGCGCAAAGTCAAG TGTGACGAGAGGAAGCCGAAATGCCAGAAGTGCGAGGTATACGGGGTCCCCTGTACATACGCAACGGGGGATAGCACCAAGACCACAAGCTCTCCGGAACCTTCGAGCGAGGGCTGGGCGCAAAAGGCCCCCGAAGGTGTTTCAGAGATCGAATCCGACTGTAGATCTACCATACCGGGCAGCTTACCTCTGTTTACCCTGGAGCTTCTGCACCATTGGACAACAGAAACCTCCCAGACACTTTCCGCCGAGCCAGAGGTGCAACTGATGTGGCGAGAGCAGGCTCCAAAGGTAGGGTTTACCACGCCCTTTGTTATGCATTCGAttctcgcagtcgcagcaTTGCACCTCTATCGTCTCTGTCCCGTGCACCGCAAACAGGAGTGCCTTGATCAAGCTCATGCCCACCATATGGCGGCTATGCAAGCCGTCGCGCCTAACATCAGCAATCTAATGGAAGAACAAGGAGCAGCGGTCATCTTGTTCTCATGGCTGACCTGTGTCTATTCATGCGGCCGCCCACATACCCAAAACGATACTCTGATACTTGGAGAAAGCGGCACCCCTGAGTGGTTGACATTCCTTCGCGGAAACAAGGTGGTCTTGGAGTCCAGTAGGGACATGTTTCGACGTGGAGTTCTTGCACCTGTCTTCAATAATGGGGCTCGACATTCGTACGTACGACGGAATACCCCAGCTATTGGTGGAGAGCAGTATGTATGGCGGGTGAGAGACTTTATCATGGAGCATGTCTCCGACAGTGCGGATCGGGAGATGTACATTGAGGCTGTGGATTCACTTTCCCAGTCGTATGCTTTCCTTATGACCGACGTATCACGCGCGGCAGACACCACCGTGGTCATGCCCTGGTTGTTTGAGGCTCCTGACCAGTTCATGGATTGTTTACAGCGGAGATCGCCACCCGCCTTGATCATATTCGCCTATTTCTGTGTTCTGgtgaagaagctcgactGGATGTGGTGGTTGGAAGGACTCAGTGACAAGTTCATGGCCGAGATCTTCAACGCACTCCATCCAGAATACCAAGAGTGGTTAAGATGGCCAAGTGAGGCAATTGGATGGACTTGTTTTGATGTCTTGGTATGA